In the genome of Aedes aegypti strain LVP_AGWG chromosome 2, AaegL5.0 Primary Assembly, whole genome shotgun sequence, the window CTCCAAGCGTTCAcctcctggattcaaactccaagAGGAAAAAGACTTTCCGCCGCTACCGGGCACATCAAAAATCCCAGATGTCCCAACTTTTCAGACTTCTCAGCCAGAAAGCCCACATATGGAGCATCAGGAGCAATCTCAGGGTGCTGCAATGTTCACGCTCTCTGGCATCGTGGATATCATCCTCAATTTCTTCAATGCTTCCGACCTagtgaagaacattgtcaacGGTCTTCTTCCTTGTGTGACTCCTCTTTTGAAGcaacttgcttcaacaatgcCCTTCCTTGCatcgatcatatcttttgatggaTAATTTATCCACCGAGGTCGAAGATGTGATTTCTGTTCTACACTGGAACTGTCGTAGTATTATGCCtaaattagatagttttaaatttttagttagtAATTTGCAGTGCGATGTTTTTGCGTTGTCAGAAACATGGCTAACACCTGATGCGACCCTTCCTTTCCATGATTTCAATATTATTCGCCTGGATCGTCCCGACTCGTATGGAGgggtgcttttagggatcaaaaagcatCACTCGTTCTACCGAGTCGATCTGCCACCGATgacaggcattgaagtcgttgCATGTCAGGTGACTATCCGAGGCAAAAGCCTCAGTGTCGCCTCCATATATCTTCCGCCGAGAACTGCGATCTCTCGCAGAGATCTTTCTCACATCTGCTCAGTTATGCCTGAGCCACGGTTGCTCATGGGGGACTTCAACTCCCACGGAACAGGCTGGGgggaactgtatgacgaccaccgatcaacgttgatatatgacctttgtgacgacttcaatatgacaattCTAAACACTGGGGAAGTTACGCGAGTTGCACCTCCAGCGCAAGATGGAAGTTCAAGGGATAGCCGTTTAGACCTCTCCATATGTTCGAGCTCACTATCACTGGATTGTTCATGGAGGGTAAtccaggatccccatggtagtgatcacatGCCGATCGTAGTGTCAATTACTAATGGAACACATCAGCCTTCATCCATTGATCTTGCATACGACCTCACGAAACACATTGACTGGGGAAAGTACGCTGAAACGATCATTGATGGAGAACTAGCGGTACAAGTtcttcctccgttggaagagtatcgatttttatccgagttgattctcaacagcgcGCTTCAAGCACAACGTCGTCCTGTGCCAGGTCCGTCGATTCGTAAAAAGCCTCCCAATCCGTGGTGGGATGACGAGTGTACGGAACTCTATCGCGAGAAATCCGCCGCGTTTAAAATTTTCCGGAAACGTGGTACAATTCACAACTATGAGCACTATTCTTCCCTTGAACTTAAGTTTAAAAACTTGGTCAAAGCGAAGAAAAGTGGTTATTGGCGCCATTTCGTGGAAGGATTATCACGCGAGACCTCGTTAAGAACGCTTTGGACCGTCGGAAAAAGAATGCGTAACGCGTCGTCGATTAATGAAGATCGAGAGAGCAGTCCGCGGTGGATTATCGCTTTCGCCAAGAAAGTTTGTCCGGATTCAGTTCCAGTAGATCGCGTTCGTCGAGCCCCTCCAGATGATAGGGATGTCATGGATAGACCGTTTtcgatggttgaattctcacttgccctcctttcatgtaataattccgctccaggaatggatcgaataaagttcaatttgcttaagaaCCTCCCTGACGTCGCGAAGAGGCGcttattgaacttgtttaatcagtttctggagtgtaacattgttccggatgattggagGCAGGTGAGGGTGATAGCTATCCAAAaacctgggaaaccagcgtcggatcataattcgtaccgtccAATCGCAATGTTGTCATGTCTtcgcaagttgttagagaagatgattctctttcgactggataaatgggttgaatcgagtGGCTTGCTGTCAGATACGcagtttggttttcgcagaggcaaaggaacgaacgactgtcttgcgctactttcttcagaaattcagctTGCCTTTGCTCAAAAAGAGCAGATGGGTTCAGtatttttggatattaagggtgcttttgactcagtttgtgttgatgtcctttcagacaaactccacgcaagtggcctttcatcaattttgaacaattttttgtacaatttgttgtcagagAAGCATATGAGTTTTGCTCATGGCGACTTGACAGTTTCACGAATAagctacatgggtctcccccagggctcatgtctgagtcccctgctttataatttttacgtGAGGGACATCGATGGttgtctcatggaaaattgttcgttaagacagcttgcagacgactgtgttgtttctgtcacaggaccaacCGCAGCCGAGCTGCAAGGACCTTTACAGGATACTctagacaatttgtctacttgggccttaaagctgggtatcgaattctccccggagaaaactgagatggttgtcttttcTAAAAAACACAAACCTGCTAAGTTTCCACTTACACTCATGGGTAAGACAATCTCTCATAGCAtgtcttctaaatatctcggggtctggttcgactccaaatgcacctgggggaagcacattgtgtatctgacacagaaatgccaaaaaagaatcaacttcatgcgaactataaccggaacatggtggggagcccacccagaagatctgatcaagctgtaTCGAACCACCATCTTGTCAGTTTTAGAATACGGTAGCTTCTGTtttcaatccgcggcgaaaacacatatgctgaagatacaACGGATTCAGTATCGTTGTCTTCGCATCGCGTTAGGCTGCATGAACTCAACTCATACtatgagtttagaggtacttgcaggagtacagcctctgacagatcgtttcgcggagttaacactcaggttcctcatccgttgtgaggttctcaatccattggttattgaaaactacgaaaagctgcttgaacataaccctcaaactcgtttcatgagtgtgtactactggtacatgacgctggaggtCAGCCCATCTTCGGTTAATACCACTCGAGGTGACTTCCCTGACTTCGACCGTTCCTCTGTAGTTTTCGATCTGTCCATGAAGCAAGAGATCTATGGAATATCAGATCATTTacgttcaaagtttatccctcccatgtttgcaagtaaattcgggcatgtcagcgaggaccgacagttcttcactgatggATCAAAAATGGACgatatcactggtttcggtgtttacaacATTTTCCATAGCGcctccttcatgcttcaaaagccatgttctgtatatgttgctgaactagcagctatacattacaccttagagtacatcagttctctTCCACCCGagcatttcttcatttttaccgACAGTCTAAGTTCTCTGGAGGCTGTCCGGTCAATGAAACCGGTaaagcactcagcgtacttcctgaatggaatacgccaagcattgagtgctttgtcaaatCGCTCATACACTATTACCCTGGCTTGGATCCCTTCTCATTGctccattccgggcaatgagaaagcggactctctggctaaggtaggcgcAATAGAAGGtgatgtttacgagcgtcaaatcaccttcgatgaattttttgCATTGACCCGTCaggagaccttgatcagctggcaacagaaatggagagacggagaaatgggtagatggctgcactccatatttccacaggtgtcgaaaaatCCATGGTTTAAGGGATTGGACATGAGtcgtgatttcattcgtgttatgtgtcggcttatgtccaatcactattcgttaaaCGCGCATACCTACCGTATTGGGCTCTCggaaagcaatctctgtgtttgcggcgaGGCTTACCAGGATATTGAACATGTCGTATGGGGATGCGATGAGCACCGTGGCATCAGATCCGAACTGACTGAAACACTCCGGGTCCGAGGAAAACAACAGAAACCTGTTAGGGAAGTGTTGGCGAGCCTTGATTTAGAATACATGAATGCGATCTATATGTTTTTGAAACGTATTGATGTCAGAGTTTGATTGTCGTTCGTCCCCTGTCTATCGTTTTCCCGTTCAAATTGTCCTCGTCTTGTCGCTGTCTCCCCCGTTTAATACGTTTTTTTAGTTTCGTTACAGTTCTGGACAACCTGTCCCATCAAATCTTATCAAGCTAGTAGTCTAAGTAGTTTAAGTATCACTATAAAAGTACAACAGAAACCCTAAgaaatcctttcctttcctattGTTCAAATGTAATCCCTAACCTCGAATCAACCGCGAGTACTTCGGTTAcccaaactaacatagttttaaagtaattacaaaatataatatgtaaaaaaaaataaatgtaaaagaTTAAatgatttcggctctgttatgccctatgGCGCCCGAGCCtaccaaataaacgagataagtaaaaaaaaaaaaacttatcctAAACATAAGCAATTTTATGCTAAATCTGGTGCGCATACGATTTCATTGTCTCCATTATCCTTCAGCAATCATCACGCTTTAATCATTCTCTGAATATGAATATCGTTTGCTTGGGATCTTTACGACGACAGTTGTTACGATTATTATCGCATTCTTGGATTGAATAATGTCTCATTTCAATCATTTGAAATATTCCATTCATAGTTTACGAATTATGGTGGAATATTTAAGATACGCAGGTAATCATGACTTACGAAGAGATTCACGCTTTTAGGTGAATACccttattgtgtatttctttaacttgcgggattgcattgaatcctgtttgtgtcttcagagcacttactctttgatttacgaagaataagtcccccgaagacacctacgcGATTTGATGtaattgcgcacttttattagcgtttccgcacttgtaaaaacttctgcgatagtccagtggtaaAAGAAATACGCAATGtttaattgcatttgttactgcattTAAGTGTttctatttccgctcacggtaaacagatttcgtgacgaacttactagaaaatgcattttttcgaaTTCCGTTATTCATCCTGATATTTATTATGataaaaccacagacaaacagacgtcacactctcatcattgtccatcgaccacctttttaacggtcgaatcaaaaatatagtaggtggccaatcgaccacccgcagcgctcgcatcgtttttgttcgcgtttgacgtttacacactaccgccatctgttggtctgtcggccaaacacactaattttagcattgggcgtacatgtcctcgtgactatgattttgatcgagatttgttctaagtgttacgtctgtttgtctgtgataaaaccatagctactactgcaataaagaaggctATATAataaaatcgacatttctttgaaattttgtttaattttttgcatgagcTGTGTTGTAGTTAAGCATTACACTGAGCAGGCCGTGCTTTTAAAAGAGTTCATTATTAATCAAGCTGTCAAATCAAGAAGTATCACaagcggttattggaacacacaaaaatatCCAGTGacccaataaccgctcacgaggtcttgtgttttcaatataaagaattattttaccgaatgaaaataatgtcagacgggttcatttgaaagttgttaatattgctagaatatatccgtgcgaaaaatgttggtttttgacatgaaaaatcttttttttttcactggtgagcggaaatagggacatgagcggatactggtgcactgatggtacttaCCATTCACATAGCTGTCACGTgttgtttatgtgaccatggcaacgagtgaattcggcaccgctcaaacgtcaatggacctatgcacgggttcactatttgacgttttagcggtgtcgtgttatttaggtgaccatggaaactagtgaattcggcaccgctcaaacgtcaaattagtgaactcgtgcatcggtccattagtgaactcgtacatggaccaatggaccgatgcacgagttcactaatttgacgtttgagcagtgccgaattcattagtttccatggtgacataaataacacggcaccgctaaaacgtcaaatagtgaacccgtgcataggtccatgtaTGAGTTCACTccttgacatttgagcggtgtcgtgttatttacgtAACCATGGAAACGCGTGaacttggcaccgctcaaacgtaaaattcgtgaactcgtgcattgatccataggtCCATTTttggtgcatgaattttctaaattggTAGTGTCATCataggctgtaaatgcgggaaatgcagcgggaaatagaacatttttctacagtaattttgggttgcccttagcaacgggtgtttcgCAATATTCAAggcttttgcctacagcagcgatgagcgtgagtttcactgccttcgctgactgtgatttgctttgcttggctactgtagagtgaatttcaagatttttcccaaccctgaaaGGGACTCAAGAGTGTCCatgatactcggactacgcacatcactcgctccatcgtcgccttgatcaattttatcagtttgtccgggaaaccgtataAAAATGCAGgggataaatgggatgaaattatggctcgtgtgttaCAGTATACAgtatgatcgttaaattttgcAAAGCCTAGCTCAGAGGGTCCGAATATGTAGATGAGATAGTTAGTCATTTAGCTTACGGTCATACTTTGGAAACTTGTAATCAGAAGATATTTCATTGCAccagaaaaaaacttataatttTTCATTCCTTTTACAGATGGTGTCAACCAAGTTTTACTGTGGTTATGATGAGGACATCTATCTAAGTGCCTGGGCCGAATCAGGAAACTTATCGGTCAATCACATGAAGGAGCTAGAGCTTGAATTTCTTGATGCAATTGTGAGTAGAATAAGCTCTCAAACTGGTTCAAACAACCAATTTTGAACATTATTTGTTTTCGCAGGGTTGGAGAGTGTACGTATCGAATCACGAATTCTTCGAAAAGCTCAAATCAGTCGAGAAGGTGCTCGCCAAGCGACAGGGTTTGGCACGCGGTTGGCTGACCTACACCGAGCTGATCAACTTCCTTCCGACCATGACACTGGCCAAGCAAATCCTCAATTACAGCACCGTCATTGCATTGAGTTACACCGCCAGCGTTATGACCATTGCAGGGGCCTTCTTCATAGCTAGCAACGTTAATGTACCTGGAAATCTCTTGTTCCGTGGGACCACCGCCACCCAGCAAGCACAGAGTGCCGTCAGTTCCGCAGGCGATGCTTCCGGTGGTGCTGTTAGTGAACCGTCCACGCCAATGCAGCAGGACAATTGCACTAGTGGATGCCCCATATCGGCTGCAAATCCCTCGGTGGAACAATCTCTCTTACTAAAAGACTGCGAATGCTCCCTGCAAATGGCAATCGAAAAAGCCCAACTGCTGAACCGAGCCGTTCACTTCAACGGAACACATTCAAACTATAAGGCTGAATTTCAACCGCTTCCAGCGCAGCAATTGGCTCCGATCATACGCAACTACGGAGCCACAATTAGCTGGAAGAAGTTTCGCTTCATGTATCCGATGAACAGCGATGAAGATGGCGGTGGCTTAAACGCTGAAGAGGATGAAGATGGCAACGAGACTGAAACGCTTTCGATGGAAATCGAACATGGCAACCGGAACTGTACCTATGATGAATTCATTCCACTATTATCCTACGGAACAAGGCCACAATGCGATCTGGCGGAAGGAAACGGAAAGCAACCGGCGAGTCTTGTCTATGAGAGCTACAAACGAACTTTCGAAATGTTTAGttcttttctgaaatttttataatttataaaaatttatcCGTCGAAAATGAGctaacatttatttttatcattaatATGCTTTCCAACAATCAGAACTTTTTATGATTTGTTTTAATTAACATTTCCATTAAGAAACATCATTTACTAACCCCAAAAAAAGTAATTTGTAGTTAGGTCATAACGAGAAAAAAAACCAGATCATCCAATCTTTTTTTCTGGCCTTAAGTATTTAATCCATAAAAAGTACCTTTGCTACGAAAATTCCAATTCCGTTATACCTATTCATTAGTTCTAAATTGAATTGATGCTATTCTGAAATGTGATTAACCGtttattttgaatcaaaatacaaaatatttgcTACCGTATGATTGCACcgtaaattattgattatttaaaatttgaatttccaataaaatatttatgttttcaGCAAATAAAAACCTTTAAATGTTATATCACGTCCGAAGTACCAGACCACCGCAGTATCTTCGCGTCAATCCGTACTTGGGTTTATGATACGAGTGGCGTCGAGACAGGCAATTCTCATCTCACGCCACTCTTCGAATAAACCCGgattatatttattattttggtgGCGCGGGAAGGACAGCTACGAGTGTACGACATGTCCTACGCGCAAAAATACCTGTTTAGGACAGCCAAAGGATTCTCACCCATGAATCAACAAGTGACATATTTCCTACAGAATTTCTACAACCGGCCGTCCcctatttttcgaaaatgagaAATGTTACAAGTTCTTTAATGTGAagtgctcgttttaataaggaaaaaatcataaaaaattgaagtccgtacgtggacgctaagtggtcccccaacaaCCCCGAAAGTATCAGGTGTTAATATTGCTGCTCTAGTGGACGCAACATGACTAGAGCAAATAAACCTCCATGCTGACTGAACGCGCGCAAAAGAAATTGTTACTAGTgacttttcgtactcatgttgagtgtactagagcagcgagctcgatttgcgcACGGGGGTCTTTTACACTTGATACCTTCAAGGCCGTTGGCGGAACACTTAGCGTCCACGAACGGACTTCACATTTTTAcctgtcttttttttttcttaccaaaacgagcactttacaatgacgaacttaaaacatttcacattttagaaaaataagggACAACCTACAGTGTAGAtcttcttgaataaatttacatTAGCATTCCTGGAAATATTTATTGACATATTATGGTGAACTGTCAAGAGATTCCTAAAGAATATGTGGAACATTTCATGGATTATGCCAAGACCGGTGGCATAGCGTAATGTGTATACGCATCTCAAACAAATTTCGCTTGTTATACATTAGCACGAGCGTAGTGTTACTCGCGATTACCGATGATGCTCTTGATTTTGCaagcattcctggaagaatctgttGAGCAATCCTTACTGTTGGGTTCATTCTACGACTGGTGTGAGGCAAGAATAGTCGGTCTCGTattatagcgaggtgacaattctcgactcgagtgaagtgactagccgtgtaaatcaaatagAGAGTCATTTCACTCGACCTTTGTAGAAGTTTTTGACTCAATTGCAGTATACTTTTCAGCAGGATTTTCTTTCATCGATTCCTAGAAAATGATTAGATCATATTTTCCACGGTTCATAAAAAATAGTATATTTcggagaatttctgaaagaattcttgttgAAAACACTAAAACTGCTTGCAgagttgttgaagaaattccagcgaAATACTTAAGGAGCTTTTGCACGTTGAACTATTCACTAAGAATTTTTAGCTTCCTaaataattttacaattatCCCGGATGTTTATAGCTTCGGTGATATCCAGTTTGCACCAATGTGCAAGTCAAATTGAGTTTTTAACAAACCTTTCAGTAATCTTACggttgtattatttttttcttcttaatttggaaaaaaaaacctgtactCCCGATTCACGACAGTCCAgaaattatgtgttttttttttcggtatgcTCTGGTTGATGGTTTAAGTTTCGCAGTTTGttatagtttttgttaaatctgtctgaaataatcattttttttttttgctgagacgCTCATGCGAGTGTTTTAACGGCTTGCTCATTGGATTGTATAACATTTTGCGGTAATCTACTTCGCGGTTTGCCATTTGGCGGCATGTCATTTCACAGTGTAACGTTTCGCGGTTTGTACCGAGATGTTTCATATatcttaaagctaagtatgctgttccgcccaagaaaagtaaaaatttctgcggaagaaattttctacagtgagcaccatttaaaatgacatttcttttgaattgcgtactgcgatcaaagaaaaaagcttttcttgaccatttcttgcaagaaattttccacgcattgagataggcgattacttttctgttgaagtgcatacttcgcttaacagtgcaaaagaagggtgaatcaccgatgaaaatgttattagtagatgaaaaaaccgaatttagtactataagccattttacgagacattCGGTTGACGTTTTCTGGagggccgctcattgttattgttttaaaaactagcatgatatgtGAATGGCGCTGGTAACATTTTTGTTGGTGATGACGTTTTCGTCTCTTTCTGGCTATTTTTCTACGCGGTTACATATCTGATGTTACCAGTAGCAAAAATAAATTCTTCCCTGCCtggtaattttaattttactggGGAAGATTGAGAAGCTTGTTGCATGCCATTAATGAATTAGCTCCTCCCAAATGtggcgctagaagaaacgtaaagaGATGGGCCCGCCAGAAAGTTTCAAAGCTGgtgaacaaacaaaaaacatatgacctgaaacgtctcataaaatggcttataccatttaattccactaaagtttgtatcctttgacagatacgcgtatttcgacctcaactgtaaggccgtcttcagtgtcgtgtactagactcgacactgaagaaggccttacagttgaggtcgaaatacgcgtatctgtcaaaggatacaaactctagtggaattaaatggtatagtactaaattcgcatcgtttttgttcgcgtttgacgtttacacgctaccgccatctgttggcccatcggccaaacacatcgattttagcattgggcgtacatgttctctcgactatgattttgatggcgatttgttctaagtgttacgtctgtttgtctgtgattacgAAGAAATTCGTTCCAAATTCATTAATAGCTAGTTTTTCAGGATATTTATTAAAATACTACAGAACTTCTATTTAATTGTAGAACGTTAATTGTCTTAGAAGTTGTAaaatgttttcttgaaaaacaacTATGGGAACTATTTACTAACGGtcacacagcgcaacaaaattgacatttttgcgtgtctcaaggatcaaattatgtgtctttattagatttagggttgctgtatctgatgccgttctcagaaatgttccagcacgtcacaatttttagctacaggtcgtcaaagttgtataaaacactgttttcattgatgtgtacATGAAATTTAAGTATGATTCatcaaataaatgaataatGCAATAAAtgaatttaactttcatttcagatataattttgttgaaattgcacgataaaattaagtttaaatcgatttttctaacatgcttacagtctccatacaaaattcttcgtttctcttatatggcaaaatacaatacttttcgaaaacatcaaaatataacttttgagcatcgaaagtattatgatttttgttgataataattgttatacacatgtagtttgaattatgtggcaaattgagcgaataaattgccatacaagctggtaaacttgcatgcaagttagaATAGTCAAATTTGTCAAATGCATGCATGATtagaatagtcaaatttagcattttcaacagtcaatatcttaaaaactagacgtactatgatatttttgaaaacggcaatggattcagcaacccttaattaagttaataaaggtattttggtgcttgcgACAAAAACTCCGCAGAGTTATCATCATGGTatagttcttggagaaatctttggaagaattcttggagattaGGTTGCTTATGCAATTTGGCTGAAATTCTAAaagtaatctctggaaaaaatctgtagaatTCCCTGAAGAAACGCTTGaactttttgaataaaatattgtgaaaatcgggaccttccttagccgagtagttagagtccgcggctacaaagcaaagccatgctgaaggtgtctgggttcgattcccggtcggtccaggatcttttcgtgaaggaaatttccttgacttccctggacatagagtatcatcgtacctgtcacacgatatacgaatgcgaaaatggcaactttggcaaagaaagctctcagttaataactgtggaagtgctcataagaacactacgctaagaagccggctctgtcccagtgagaacgtaaatgccaagaagaagaattgtaaaaatcttgtaagaatttcatataaaaaaaaaacaaagatggATGGAGCCTGATGCGGAACCCTTGGCAAATGAGTGATTAAAGTTGAAGGATATTTCTCTATATGTACTGTAGAAAAACACAGTGCTCGTTCGGATCATTACCATATTAGCGTTTTTCcaagtttcaaatttgttttcctGTTTTCATCAGTTTGTTATCAGCTTATCACTAGGAGTTCATATTCATTTAGTATTTGatgttttagtattttatttttgtttcctgTGGAGATTGATCGATTTGTCGATCTAAGATTATCGTTTAGTTCATATGTTCACTTTTGCAAAATGACTTCATCGTTCCGCGCGTATTATATAAGAATGTTAAGTAAATTGTTGTTGTTTGCTtctatttttgttgttgtttgattCACATTATTTAGTTCATGTCAATTCAATATGGGCTTCATGGCATATAATTTGCTATCGAATAGTTGTTGATTTGTCATGGAAGAGCTGTCAGTTGTGGATAACACCTATTTCTTATTATAAAGTTTTGATGTATTCGAATTTCTGCAAAGTTAGCATAGTTGCTCTATCGATGTTTCTTTGTTGCTGTTTGGTTGTCTTATAATCTACAAATTTCGGTTTTCCTACAATAGTATTCTTTTCGCTTCATTGCAAGACAGTTCGTCAAAAATTGCTAATTACCGATTTCTATCAACGATTTTCTATACTTTCGAAGGTGATAAACTTTGTTGCAGAAAAATAGAAACACTGAGACGAGTTGCGCTAGCTAAAAATCGTTCACCACGTTGAAAGTGAGCAGCTCTCGTAGAGTGACTGGTACTTTCTTGTTCTCATGGCAATTATCTGCTCTTATACATCTTCGACGAATACTAGAGTTAAAGTTTTTCTCAACAATCAGAAAGctttagggattttttttaaggcagGCCATTCTATAAGAGTGGGGAGAAGGTTACTTCTGTTAGAATTCAGTTCACATCTATTTGTCGACAGGGTGTTTGGGTTGTAATAGTAGAGGACAATTATACCACTTGTAAGGTGTT includes:
- the LOC5572432 gene encoding uncharacterized protein LOC5572432, which gives rise to MIEPEQPSINITDNNKVIDHEEFLNRIKKTLYYGSSTVKCTKISRPLADYAADIFSESHRGHSLSRLNFVTVGNLTVTPCSLILAMIYLDRLNVVDPAYARRITPSELFIVSMMVSTKFYCGYDEDIYLSAWAESGNLSVNHMKELELEFLDAIGWRVYVSNHEFFEKLKSVEKVLAKRQGLARGWLTYTELINFLPTMTLAKQILNYSTVIALSYTASVMTIAGAFFIASNVNVPGNLLFRGTTATQQAQSAVSSAGDASGGAVSEPSTPMQQDNCTSGCPISAANPSVEQSLLLKDCECSLQMAIEKAQLLNRAVHFNGTHSNYKAEFQPLPAQQLAPIIRNYGATISWKKFRFMYPMNSDEDGGGLNAEEDEDGNETETLSMEIEHGNRNCTYDEFIPLLSYGTRPQCDLAEGNGKQPASLVYESYKRTFEMFSSFLKFL